A single window of Streptomyces aquilus DNA harbors:
- a CDS encoding ABC transporter ATP-binding protein has protein sequence MVAHDITQVKPAVEQVARLTAEDVTVGYGSRTVIDGLDVSVPPGVITTIIGPNGCGKSTLLRTLSRLLKPTRGTVLLDGDDIVRLKTREVAKKLGLLPQTPVAPEGLTVADLVARGRHPHQSWLRQWSSDDADVVARALALTGVSELADRPVDTLSGGQRQRVWISMTLAQGTDLLLLDEPTTYLDLAHAIDVLDLVDDLHESGCTVVMVLHDLNLAIRYSDHLVVMKEGAILAQGHPRDVVTAELLHEAFGLRALVVDDPVGDRPLVVPIGRTQVHPNYRGKNDS, from the coding sequence GTGGTCGCTCATGACATCACCCAGGTCAAGCCCGCCGTCGAGCAGGTCGCACGGCTGACGGCCGAGGACGTCACCGTCGGATACGGCAGCCGGACCGTCATCGACGGTCTCGACGTGAGCGTGCCGCCCGGCGTGATCACCACGATCATCGGCCCCAACGGCTGTGGTAAATCAACCCTGTTGAGGACCCTGTCACGACTGCTGAAGCCGACCCGCGGCACGGTTCTGCTGGACGGTGACGACATCGTCCGGCTCAAGACCCGCGAGGTGGCCAAGAAGCTCGGCCTCTTGCCGCAGACACCGGTCGCGCCCGAGGGACTCACCGTGGCCGACCTCGTCGCCAGGGGCCGGCATCCCCACCAGAGCTGGCTGCGGCAGTGGTCGTCGGACGACGCCGACGTGGTGGCACGGGCGTTGGCCCTGACCGGCGTCTCCGAGCTGGCCGACCGCCCCGTCGACACCCTGTCCGGCGGACAGCGTCAGCGTGTGTGGATCTCGATGACCCTGGCCCAGGGCACCGACCTGCTGCTGCTGGACGAGCCGACCACGTACCTCGACCTGGCGCACGCGATCGACGTGCTCGACCTGGTCGACGACCTGCACGAGTCGGGCTGCACGGTGGTCATGGTGCTGCACGACCTCAATCTCGCCATCCGCTACAGCGACCACCTCGTCGTGATGAAGGAGGGCGCCATCCTGGCGCAGGGCCACCCGCGTGACGTCGTCACCGCCGAGCTGCTGCACGAGGCGTTCGGACTGCGCGCCCTGGTCGTCGACGACCCGGTGGGGGACCGCCCGCTCGTCGTGCCGATCGGCCGCACGCAGGTTCATCCGAACTACCGGGGAAAGAACGATAGTTAG
- a CDS encoding FecCD family ABC transporter permease has translation MSETKPGPTVLPGVRLGRVSFVWRPWTAGVTLLLAAAAFLLFCLSIGIGDFPIGLPQVIATIFGHGEPVDEFVIMDLRLPRALAGLVVGIALGVSGAITQSVARNPLASPDVLGITSGAGAVAVFLVTVSGGTATAIVDSVGLSAAALGGGLGTGLLVYLLAWRRGIDGFRLILIGISVTAVMEAITTWLLATADIRDVARAQAWLVGSLDDRGWDEVRTALWCTLALLVVVSCVAFQFRPLHFGDEVAAGLGVRYTRVRAVMLLCAVLLAGAAVSAAGPVPFVALVAPQVAMRLARCPTPPLAASGLVGALLLTGADLVARAALPVSLPVGVVTAAIGGPFLVYLLVRANAR, from the coding sequence ATGAGCGAGACGAAGCCCGGGCCGACGGTGCTGCCGGGCGTGCGGCTCGGACGGGTGTCGTTCGTGTGGCGGCCCTGGACCGCGGGCGTCACGCTGCTGCTGGCCGCGGCGGCCTTCCTGCTGTTCTGCCTCTCCATCGGCATCGGCGACTTCCCCATCGGCCTGCCCCAGGTGATCGCCACGATCTTCGGCCACGGCGAGCCGGTCGACGAGTTCGTCATCATGGACCTGCGCCTGCCGCGGGCCCTCGCCGGACTCGTCGTCGGCATCGCGCTGGGGGTGTCCGGGGCGATCACGCAGTCCGTCGCACGCAACCCGCTGGCCAGTCCGGACGTTCTCGGGATCACCTCGGGCGCCGGTGCGGTCGCCGTGTTCCTGGTGACCGTGTCCGGCGGCACCGCCACCGCGATCGTCGACTCCGTGGGGCTGTCGGCGGCCGCGCTCGGCGGCGGTCTCGGCACCGGGCTGCTGGTGTACCTCCTGGCGTGGCGGCGCGGGATCGACGGCTTCCGGCTCATCCTCATCGGCATCTCGGTGACCGCCGTGATGGAGGCGATCACCACCTGGCTGCTGGCCACCGCCGACATCAGGGACGTGGCGCGGGCCCAGGCCTGGCTGGTCGGGTCGCTGGACGACCGGGGGTGGGACGAGGTGCGGACCGCGCTGTGGTGCACGCTCGCCCTGCTCGTCGTCGTCTCGTGCGTCGCTTTCCAGTTCCGGCCGCTGCACTTCGGCGACGAGGTGGCCGCGGGCCTGGGTGTCCGGTACACGCGGGTGCGGGCGGTCATGCTGCTGTGCGCGGTCCTGCTGGCCGGCGCGGCGGTGAGCGCGGCGGGCCCGGTCCCGTTCGTCGCGCTGGTCGCGCCGCAGGTGGCGATGCGTCTGGCGCGCTGCCCCACACCGCCGTTGGCGGCCTCGGGACTGGTCGGGGCGCTGCTGCTGACCGGCGCGGACCTGGTCGCGCGCGCCGCGCTGCCGGTGAGCCTCCCGGTCGGCGTGGTGACCGCCGCGATCGGCGGTCCCTTCCTCGTCTACCTGCTGGTGCGGGCCAACGCCCGGTAG
- a CDS encoding FecCD family ABC transporter permease has translation MGITAVERSAFRASTPARRRRVVGLCALVVILVVAGAVSLAVGARALSPAEVWHGLFAAPESDQRLTEIRLIVRTVRVPRTVLAVVAGIALGVGGALIQGHTRNPIADTGLLGVNAGASFAVVSAITLFGLTNPFQYVWFAFLGAAAAGVVVFGLSSLGRGAGNPLTLALAGQGVAVFLAAMTTAIALTDQTALNALRFWNAGSVAGVGFGVIRPVTAFVAVGLVLALITLPAVNLLNLGEDVARALGVNIALSRTVGIVAITLLAGAATAACGPIAFLGLMVAHVARYLTGPDYRWLVPYAGLLGAIVLLVCDIVGRLVVRPGELDAGVVVALLGAPFFAALVWLGKFRNA, from the coding sequence ATGGGCATCACCGCAGTCGAGCGCTCCGCGTTCCGAGCCTCAACACCGGCGCGTAGAAGGCGAGTTGTGGGTCTGTGCGCGCTGGTGGTGATCCTCGTGGTCGCGGGAGCGGTGTCGCTGGCCGTCGGTGCGCGCGCGTTGAGCCCCGCCGAGGTGTGGCACGGACTGTTCGCGGCGCCGGAGTCCGACCAGCGGCTCACCGAGATCAGGCTCATCGTGCGCACGGTCCGGGTGCCGCGGACGGTGCTCGCCGTGGTGGCGGGCATCGCCCTGGGCGTCGGCGGGGCGCTGATCCAGGGCCACACCCGCAATCCCATCGCCGACACAGGGCTGTTGGGGGTGAACGCGGGCGCGTCCTTCGCGGTGGTCTCGGCGATCACCCTGTTCGGGCTCACCAACCCCTTCCAGTACGTCTGGTTCGCCTTCCTGGGCGCGGCGGCCGCCGGCGTCGTCGTGTTCGGGCTCTCCAGCCTCGGCCGGGGCGCCGGCAACCCGCTCACGCTGGCCCTGGCCGGGCAGGGCGTCGCGGTCTTCCTCGCGGCGATGACCACGGCGATCGCGCTGACGGACCAGACGGCGCTGAACGCGCTGCGGTTCTGGAACGCGGGCTCCGTCGCCGGGGTCGGCTTCGGCGTCATCCGGCCGGTGACCGCGTTCGTCGCGGTCGGCCTCGTACTGGCCCTGATCACGCTGCCCGCCGTGAACCTCCTCAACCTCGGGGAGGACGTGGCCCGCGCGCTCGGGGTGAACATCGCCCTGAGCCGCACGGTCGGCATCGTCGCCATCACCCTCCTCGCGGGCGCGGCGACGGCGGCCTGCGGTCCCATCGCGTTCCTCGGGCTGATGGTGGCCCATGTGGCCCGCTACCTGACCGGCCCCGACTACCGCTGGCTGGTGCCGTACGCGGGCCTGCTCGGCGCGATCGTGCTGCTGGTCTGCGACATCGTGGGCCGACTGGTGGTACGGCCGGGCGAGTTGGACGCGGGTGTCGTCGTCGCCCTCCTCGGCGCCCCCTTCTTCGCCGCGCTGGTCTGGCTCGGAAAGTTCAGGAACGCGTGA
- a CDS encoding lysine N(6)-hydroxylase/L-ornithine N(5)-oxygenase family protein has protein sequence MAQALPDDASLIHDLIGVGFGPSNVAMAIALSEHNARVDRQEAVSAHFFEQQPSFGWHRGMLIDDATMQVSFLKDLVTLRNPASEYSFLCYLQSKGRLIDFINHKNLFPLRVEFHDYFEWAAAKVDDMISYGHEVVAVSPVVRDGIVEHLDVTVRSAEGLARHRARNLVLGTGLRPLVPEGVERTERVWHNAELLARVEELEGTSPSRFVVVGAGQSAAENVAYLHRRFPEAEICAVFSRYGYSPADDSGFANRIFDPAAVDEYFAAPDDVKRQLMDYHGNTNYSVVDIDLIDDLYRQMYQEKVLGTERLRFLNVSRLVGVEERPDRVRATVKSLVTGEETSLDADVVVFATGYRPADPLGLLGEVADLCRRDDAGRVSVERDYRIATRPELRCGIYLQGGTEHTHGITSSLLSNTAIRVGEILDSVLKTAPDEARPVADGIGSTAAR, from the coding sequence ATGGCACAGGCTCTTCCTGACGACGCATCACTGATCCACGACCTCATAGGCGTTGGCTTCGGACCGTCCAACGTCGCCATGGCGATCGCGCTCAGCGAGCACAACGCACGCGTCGACAGGCAGGAAGCGGTCAGCGCCCACTTCTTCGAGCAGCAGCCGAGCTTCGGCTGGCACCGCGGCATGCTGATCGACGACGCGACCATGCAGGTGTCCTTCCTCAAGGACCTGGTGACGCTCCGGAACCCGGCCAGCGAGTACAGCTTCCTCTGCTATCTCCAGAGCAAGGGGCGGCTGATCGACTTCATCAACCACAAGAACCTCTTCCCGCTGCGGGTGGAGTTCCACGACTACTTCGAGTGGGCCGCCGCCAAGGTCGACGACATGATCTCGTACGGCCACGAGGTCGTCGCCGTCTCCCCGGTCGTCCGCGACGGCATCGTCGAGCACCTGGACGTCACGGTCCGCTCGGCCGAGGGGCTCGCGCGGCACCGGGCCCGCAACCTCGTCCTCGGCACCGGGCTGCGCCCCCTCGTGCCGGAGGGCGTCGAGCGCACCGAGCGCGTCTGGCACAACGCCGAACTCCTCGCGCGGGTCGAGGAGTTAGAGGGCACCTCGCCCTCGCGGTTCGTCGTCGTCGGCGCCGGGCAGAGCGCCGCCGAGAACGTCGCCTACCTGCATCGCCGCTTCCCCGAGGCGGAGATCTGCGCGGTCTTCTCCCGCTACGGCTACAGCCCCGCCGACGACAGCGGCTTCGCCAACCGGATCTTCGACCCGGCCGCGGTCGACGAGTACTTCGCGGCGCCCGACGACGTCAAACGCCAACTCATGGACTACCACGGCAACACCAACTACTCCGTGGTGGACATCGACCTCATCGACGACCTGTACCGGCAGATGTACCAGGAGAAGGTCCTCGGCACCGAGCGGCTGCGCTTCCTCAACGTCTCCCGGCTCGTCGGCGTCGAGGAACGGCCCGACCGGGTGCGGGCCACCGTCAAGTCCCTCGTCACCGGCGAGGAGACGTCCCTGGACGCCGACGTCGTGGTCTTCGCCACCGGCTACCGCCCCGCCGACCCGCTGGGCCTGCTCGGCGAGGTGGCCGACCTGTGCCGGCGCGACGACGCGGGCCGGGTGAGCGTCGAACGCGACTACCGCATCGCCACCCGGCCCGAACTCCGCTGCGGCATCTACCTCCAGGGCGGCACCGAGCACACGCACGGCATCACCTCGTCGCTGCTCTCCAACACCGCGATCAGGGTCGGCGAGATCCTCGACTCCGTCCTCAAGACCGCCCCCGACGAGGCCCGTCCGGTGGCCGACGGGATCGGCAGCACCGCCGCCCGCTAG
- a CDS encoding methionyl-tRNA formyltransferase produces MRVVMFGYQTWGHRTLRALLDSEHDVVLVVTHPKSEHAYEKIWSDSVADLAEEHGVPVLIRNRPDDEELFARLKEADPDIIVANNWRTWIPPRIFGLPRHGTLNVHDSLLPKYAGFSPLIWALINGESEVGVTAHLMNDELDAGDIVRQEAVPVGPTDTATDLFHRTVDLIAPVTIGALAQIASGQTEFTRQDRSRASFFHKRSLEDSRIDWTWPAADLERLVRAQSEPYPSAYTFHKGRRLEVLASVVSEGRYGGTPGRIFYREGEGVVIVAGADARTGRNHGLAITRVRTEDGRELPATQYFTAMGGYLTNRP; encoded by the coding sequence ATGCGGGTCGTCATGTTCGGCTATCAGACCTGGGGCCACCGGACCCTCCGCGCCCTGCTGGACTCCGAGCACGACGTGGTCCTGGTCGTGACGCACCCCAAGAGCGAGCACGCCTACGAGAAGATCTGGAGCGACTCGGTCGCCGACCTCGCCGAGGAGCACGGCGTCCCGGTCCTGATCCGCAACCGACCCGACGACGAGGAGCTGTTCGCGCGCCTGAAGGAGGCCGACCCGGACATCATCGTCGCCAACAACTGGCGCACCTGGATCCCGCCGCGCATCTTCGGCCTCCCCCGCCACGGCACCCTGAACGTGCACGACTCACTGCTGCCGAAGTACGCCGGCTTCTCCCCGCTGATCTGGGCGCTGATCAACGGCGAGTCCGAAGTGGGCGTCACCGCGCACCTGATGAACGACGAGCTCGACGCCGGCGACATCGTGCGCCAGGAGGCGGTGCCGGTCGGACCGACGGACACCGCGACCGACCTCTTCCACCGCACCGTCGACCTCATCGCCCCGGTCACCATCGGCGCACTCGCCCAAATAGCCTCCGGACAGACGGAGTTCACCCGGCAGGACCGATCGCGGGCGAGCTTCTTCCACAAGCGCTCCCTGGAGGACAGCCGCATCGACTGGACCTGGCCGGCGGCGGACCTCGAACGCCTGGTCCGCGCCCAGTCGGAGCCGTACCCGAGCGCCTACACCTTCCACAAGGGCCGGCGGCTCGAAGTCCTCGCCTCGGTCGTCTCCGAGGGCCGCTACGGCGGCACGCCCGGCCGCATCTTCTACCGCGAGGGCGAGGGGGTCGTCATCGTCGCCGGCGCCGACGCCCGCACGGGCCGCAACCACGGGCTGGCCATCACGCGCGTACGGACCGAGGACGGCCGGGAGCTGCCCGCGACGCAGTACTTCACCGCCATGGGCGGCTATCTGACCAACCGGCCCTGA
- a CDS encoding DUF748 domain-containing protein has translation MHAGLKISAFAAALAATFGTAYGVGKGIDPVVTERAPAAHESHEEGGGGGGHQESPAGGLQISEGGYTLDLKTPRVTAGQRTELRFTVRDSAGRAVTAYQREHDKELHLIVASRDLVTYRHLHPTRAADGTWSIPVELPRAGGYRVFADFTPAKKDAENLVLGADLAASGSYTAQKLPAPTGTATVDGYQVELSGGLTPNTATELKLKVSRDGRPVTDLQPYLGAYGHLVALRSGDLAYLHVHPGGAPGDATTEPGPDISFTATAPSVGTYRLFLDFKHRGQVHTAAFTVTTGTGHAGVEGAHGH, from the coding sequence ATGCATGCCGGACTCAAGATCTCCGCGTTCGCCGCCGCGCTCGCCGCGACCTTCGGCACCGCCTACGGCGTGGGCAAGGGCATCGACCCGGTGGTCACGGAGCGCGCGCCCGCCGCCCATGAGAGCCATGAGGAAGGGGGTGGCGGGGGCGGTCACCAGGAATCTCCGGCCGGCGGACTCCAGATCTCCGAGGGCGGCTACACCCTCGACCTGAAAACGCCGCGGGTCACGGCCGGGCAGCGGACCGAGCTGCGGTTCACGGTGCGCGACTCCGCCGGCCGTGCCGTCACCGCGTACCAGCGCGAGCACGACAAGGAACTCCACCTCATCGTCGCCTCACGCGACCTCGTCACCTACCGCCATCTGCACCCCACCCGCGCCGCCGACGGCACCTGGAGCATCCCCGTCGAGCTGCCCCGCGCGGGCGGATACCGCGTCTTCGCCGACTTCACCCCGGCGAAGAAGGACGCCGAGAACCTCGTCCTCGGCGCCGACCTGGCGGCCTCGGGCAGCTACACGGCCCAGAAGCTCCCGGCGCCGACCGGCACCGCGACCGTCGACGGCTACCAGGTAGAACTGTCCGGCGGCCTGACCCCGAACACCGCGACCGAGCTGAAGCTCAAGGTCTCCCGTGACGGCCGCCCCGTCACCGACCTCCAGCCCTACCTCGGCGCCTACGGCCACCTCGTCGCGCTGCGCTCCGGCGACCTGGCCTACCTCCATGTCCACCCGGGTGGCGCACCGGGCGACGCCACGACCGAGCCCGGCCCGGACATCTCCTTCACGGCCACCGCGCCCAGTGTCGGGACCTACCGCCTGTTCCTCGACTTCAAGCACCGGGGGCAGGTCCACACGGCGGCGTTCACCGTGACCACCGGTACGGGGCACGCGGGTGTCGAGGGCGCGCACGGCCACTGA
- a CDS encoding heavy metal translocating P-type ATPase: MTTTATGAPSEVELAIGGMTCASCAARIEKKLNRMDGVTATVNYATEKAKVSYEGDVSVQDLIATVEKTGYTAQEPSPPEDPGDDEPVDDELRTLRQRLTTAVLLAVPVVAMAMIPALQFEYWQWLSLTLAAPVVTYAGWPFHKAAFTNARHGAATMDTLISVGTLAAFGWSLWALFLGTAGEPGMTHPFELTIARGDGAGNIYLEAAAGVTAFILAGRYFEARSKRKAGAALRALLELGAKDVTVLGADGREQTVPIGRLKTGDRFLVRPGEKIATDGTVVEGSSAVDASMLTGESVPVEVAQGDAVTGATVNAGGRLVVEAARVGADTQLARMARLVEDAQNGKAAAQRLADRISAVFVPIVIALALGTLGFWLGNGAGLTAAFTAAVAVLIIACPCALGLATPTALLVGTGRGAQLGILIKGPEVLESTRKVDTIVLDKTGTVTTGRMTLLAVHPADGTDEAEVLRLAGALEHASEHPIARAVADGALAKLGSLPTPEDFANVPGLGVQGIVDGHAVLVGRERLLEEWAMGLPDELARSKSEAEASGRTAIAVAWDGEARAVLEVADAVKETSAEAITRLRALGLTPILLTGDNAPVAQSVAREVGIAPEDVIAEVLPQDKVDVVKRLQGEGRSVAMVGDGVNDAAALAQADLGLAMGTGTDAAIEAGDLTLVRGDLRAAADAIRLARRTLGTIRSNLFWAFAYNVAALPLAAAGLLNPMLAGAAMAFSSVFVVGNSLRLRSFKAAD, translated from the coding sequence ATGACCACCACCGCGACCGGAGCCCCTTCCGAGGTCGAACTCGCCATCGGCGGCATGACCTGCGCCTCCTGCGCCGCACGCATCGAGAAGAAGCTCAACCGCATGGACGGGGTCACCGCCACGGTCAACTACGCCACCGAGAAGGCGAAGGTCAGCTACGAGGGTGACGTCTCCGTCCAGGACCTGATAGCGACCGTCGAGAAGACCGGGTACACCGCGCAGGAACCGTCCCCACCGGAGGACCCCGGCGACGACGAGCCCGTGGACGACGAACTGCGCACCCTGCGGCAGCGGTTGACGACCGCGGTGCTGCTAGCCGTGCCCGTCGTCGCGATGGCCATGATCCCCGCCCTGCAGTTCGAGTACTGGCAGTGGTTGTCCCTCACGCTGGCGGCGCCGGTCGTGACCTACGCCGGCTGGCCCTTCCACAAGGCGGCGTTCACCAACGCGCGGCACGGCGCCGCGACCATGGACACCCTGATCTCGGTGGGCACGCTGGCCGCGTTCGGCTGGTCGCTGTGGGCGCTGTTCCTCGGCACCGCGGGCGAGCCGGGCATGACGCACCCCTTCGAGCTGACGATCGCCCGCGGCGACGGCGCCGGGAACATCTATCTGGAGGCCGCGGCCGGCGTCACCGCGTTCATCCTGGCCGGGCGGTACTTCGAGGCGCGCTCCAAGCGCAAGGCGGGTGCCGCGCTGCGGGCGCTGCTGGAGCTGGGCGCCAAGGACGTCACCGTCCTGGGTGCCGACGGGCGCGAACAGACCGTACCCATCGGCCGGTTGAAGACCGGTGACCGGTTCCTGGTCCGGCCCGGCGAGAAGATCGCCACCGACGGCACGGTGGTCGAGGGCTCCTCGGCCGTCGACGCCTCGATGCTGACCGGCGAGTCCGTGCCGGTGGAGGTCGCCCAGGGCGACGCGGTCACCGGTGCCACCGTCAACGCCGGCGGACGGCTCGTCGTCGAGGCCGCCCGGGTCGGCGCCGACACCCAACTCGCCCGCATGGCCAGGCTGGTGGAGGACGCGCAGAACGGCAAGGCGGCGGCGCAGCGGCTCGCGGACCGCATCTCCGCGGTGTTCGTGCCGATCGTGATCGCCCTCGCGCTCGGCACCCTCGGCTTCTGGCTCGGCAACGGCGCAGGACTCACAGCCGCGTTCACCGCCGCGGTCGCGGTGCTGATCATCGCCTGCCCGTGCGCCCTGGGGCTGGCCACGCCGACCGCGCTGCTGGTGGGCACGGGCCGTGGTGCCCAGCTCGGCATTCTCATCAAGGGTCCCGAGGTCCTGGAGTCCACCCGCAAGGTCGACACGATCGTCCTCGACAAGACCGGCACGGTCACCACGGGCCGGATGACGCTGCTGGCCGTGCACCCGGCCGACGGCACCGACGAGGCCGAAGTCCTGCGGCTGGCGGGCGCGTTGGAGCACGCGTCCGAGCACCCGATCGCCCGTGCCGTCGCCGACGGCGCGCTGGCGAAGCTGGGTTCGCTGCCCACGCCGGAGGACTTCGCGAACGTGCCCGGGCTGGGCGTGCAGGGGATCGTCGACGGGCACGCGGTGCTGGTCGGCCGGGAGCGGCTGCTCGAAGAGTGGGCGATGGGACTTCCCGACGAGCTGGCCCGGTCGAAGTCCGAGGCCGAGGCGTCCGGGCGCACGGCGATCGCGGTCGCCTGGGACGGTGAGGCGCGGGCGGTCCTCGAAGTCGCCGATGCCGTCAAGGAGACCAGCGCCGAGGCGATCACGCGGCTGCGGGCGCTCGGCCTGACGCCGATCCTGCTGACCGGTGACAACGCGCCGGTGGCGCAGTCCGTCGCCCGCGAGGTGGGCATCGCGCCCGAGGACGTCATCGCCGAGGTGCTGCCGCAGGACAAGGTCGACGTCGTCAAGCGCCTTCAGGGCGAGGGGCGTTCGGTGGCGATGGTCGGCGACGGCGTCAACGACGCGGCCGCCCTGGCCCAGGCCGACCTGGGACTCGCCATGGGGACGGGCACGGACGCCGCCATCGAGGCCGGCGACCTGACCCTCGTCCGCGGCGACCTGCGCGCGGCGGCGGACGCCATCCGGCTGGCCCGGCGCACCCTCGGCACGATCCGGTCCAACCTGTTCTGGGCCTTCGCCTACAACGTGGCCGCGCTGCCGCTCGCCGCGGCCGGCCTGCTCAACCCGATGCTCGCGGGGGCGGCGATGGCCTTCTCGTCGGTGTTCGTGGTGGGCAACTCGCTGCGGCTGCGGTCGTTCAAGGCGGCGGACTGA
- a CDS encoding type 1 glutamine amidotransferase domain-containing protein: MSKILFVMTGADHWTLADGTLHPTGFWAEEAVAPYQAFKAAGHEIVVATPGGVVPTVDKGSLAPAFNGGQEGADRTAAALAAMTELQHPVKLTEVDLDDYAAVFYPGGHGPMEDLAVDADSGKLLTLALESGKPLGVVCHGPAALLAAVKDDGTNAFAGYQVAAFTNDEEIQGGLADKAKWLLQDRLTAAGVEVQVGAPWAPKTVVDRNLVTGQNPASSAPLADELLKKLG; the protein is encoded by the coding sequence ATGTCAAAGATCCTCTTCGTCATGACCGGCGCCGACCACTGGACCCTCGCGGACGGCACCCTGCACCCCACGGGCTTCTGGGCCGAGGAGGCCGTCGCCCCGTACCAGGCCTTCAAGGCCGCCGGGCACGAGATCGTCGTGGCCACCCCCGGCGGTGTCGTCCCCACCGTCGACAAGGGCAGCCTCGCGCCCGCGTTCAACGGCGGCCAGGAGGGCGCCGACCGCACCGCCGCCGCGCTCGCCGCGATGACCGAGCTCCAGCACCCGGTCAAGCTGACGGAGGTCGACCTCGACGACTACGCCGCCGTCTTCTACCCCGGCGGCCACGGCCCCATGGAGGACCTGGCCGTCGACGCCGACTCCGGGAAGCTGCTGACGCTCGCCCTGGAGTCCGGCAAGCCGCTCGGCGTGGTCTGCCACGGCCCGGCCGCGCTGCTCGCCGCGGTGAAGGACGACGGCACCAACGCCTTCGCGGGCTACCAGGTGGCCGCGTTCACCAACGACGAGGAGATCCAGGGCGGCCTCGCCGACAAGGCCAAGTGGCTGCTCCAGGACCGGCTGACCGCAGCGGGCGTCGAGGTCCAGGTGGGCGCGCCGTGGGCGCCGAAGACCGTTGTCGACCGCAACCTCGTCACCGGCCAGAACCCGGCCTCTTCGGCGCCGCTCGCCGACGAGCTGCTCAAGAAGCTGGGCTGA
- a CDS encoding LysR family transcriptional regulator, with the protein MRDRESNAHPVGGPLDLNLLRTFLTVYRTGSFTAAARLLGLSQPTVTTQIRALERQLDRELFERLARGVAPAPYADELAARIVEPLDALASVAHPEDTPAEPVHLAGPAEFLTRSVLPGIAPLVEKGVRLRVTPGLTEPLLEDLRAGRHDLVIASFRPRGRTLTAVPLNDEEFVLVAGPAWAERIGGADRLAAEGAAALHGVPLVAYAEDLPIVRRYWRHVFGKRLVCQPAVTMPDLNAVRAAVAGGTGFSVLPRYLCADELASGALVLLHDPDDPPINTGFLVQRPGVSGNPHVAVVRDHLLRAAREW; encoded by the coding sequence ATGAGAGATAGGGAATCCAATGCCCACCCGGTCGGAGGCCCCCTGGACCTGAACCTGCTGCGCACGTTCCTGACCGTGTACCGCACCGGCTCCTTCACCGCCGCCGCCCGCCTGCTCGGTCTGTCGCAGCCCACGGTGACTACGCAGATCCGCGCCCTGGAGCGGCAGCTGGACCGGGAGCTGTTCGAGCGGCTGGCCCGCGGGGTGGCGCCCGCGCCCTACGCGGACGAGCTGGCGGCCCGGATCGTCGAGCCCCTGGACGCGCTCGCCTCCGTGGCGCATCCGGAGGACACCCCCGCCGAGCCCGTGCACCTCGCCGGTCCGGCCGAGTTCCTGACCCGTTCCGTCCTGCCGGGCATCGCGCCGCTCGTGGAGAAGGGCGTACGGCTGCGGGTCACGCCCGGTCTGACCGAGCCGCTGCTGGAGGATCTGCGCGCGGGCCGGCACGACCTGGTGATCGCCTCCTTCCGGCCGCGCGGCCGGACGCTGACGGCGGTGCCGCTGAACGACGAGGAGTTCGTGCTGGTCGCCGGGCCCGCGTGGGCGGAGCGGATCGGTGGCGCGGACCGGCTCGCGGCGGAGGGGGCCGCCGCGCTGCACGGCGTCCCCCTGGTCGCGTACGCGGAGGACCTGCCGATCGTGCGCCGCTACTGGCGGCATGTCTTCGGCAAGCGTCTGGTGTGCCAGCCCGCGGTGACGATGCCCGACCTGAACGCGGTCCGGGCGGCGGTCGCGGGCGGTACGGGTTTCTCGGTGCTCCCCCGTTATCTCTGCGCCGACGAGCTGGCGTCCGGCGCGCTGGTCCTGCTGCACGATCCGGACGACCCGCCCATCAACACCGGCTTCCTGGTGCAGCGCCCCGGTGTCTCGGGCAACCCGCACGTGGCCGTCGTACGCGACCATCTGCTGCGCGCCGCCCGGGAGTGGTAG